In the Acidovorax sp. A79 genome, one interval contains:
- the pbpG gene encoding D-alanyl-D-alanine endopeptidase, whose protein sequence is MHHRHRAAVSRFFQILSVVAVSAVLAAPAAHAGERKKASDKKQQISTATAKRGVAPRKVAAASTRAVRVTAKTSKAATRVAFVPAKQSFGQMAGLHEVNDPLDLKSSVALVIDQDTHEVLLSKNDHAVLPIASLTKLMTGMLISQAKLPMDEPITITQDDVDTEKGSRSRLTVGSTLTRGEMLHLALMSSENRAAHALGRTYPGGLEAFVAQMNAKARLLGMTDTRYVEPTGLSSRNQSSARDLATLVNVAHSDPLLRELSTSPGYEVAVGPRTLQYNNTNGLVKNPTWDIGLQKTGYISEAGRCLVMQTQIAGRKLIMVFLDSAGKFSRLGDAERVRHWVESMPSLATPLQARAGSNG, encoded by the coding sequence ATGCACCATCGCCACCGCGCCGCAGTGAGCCGTTTCTTTCAAATTTTGAGCGTTGTCGCCGTGAGCGCCGTCCTGGCTGCCCCGGCCGCGCACGCAGGCGAGCGCAAGAAAGCCTCGGACAAAAAACAGCAGATCAGCACGGCCACTGCCAAACGGGGCGTTGCGCCCCGCAAGGTGGCTGCTGCCTCCACCAGGGCCGTGCGCGTGACGGCCAAGACCTCCAAGGCAGCCACCCGCGTGGCGTTCGTGCCGGCCAAGCAGTCCTTCGGGCAGATGGCGGGCCTGCACGAGGTCAACGATCCATTGGATCTGAAGTCGAGTGTGGCCCTGGTCATCGACCAGGACACGCACGAGGTCCTGCTGAGCAAGAATGACCATGCGGTGCTGCCCATCGCGTCCCTGACCAAGCTCATGACCGGGATGCTCATTTCCCAGGCCAAGCTGCCGATGGATGAACCGATCACCATCACGCAGGACGACGTCGATACGGAAAAGGGCAGCCGCTCGCGCCTGACGGTGGGTTCCACGCTGACCCGGGGCGAGATGCTGCATCTGGCCCTCATGTCCAGCGAGAACCGGGCTGCGCATGCGCTGGGCCGTACCTACCCTGGTGGCCTGGAGGCTTTCGTGGCGCAGATGAACGCCAAGGCCCGTTTGCTGGGCATGACCGACACCCGCTATGTGGAGCCCACGGGGCTGTCCAGCCGCAACCAGTCCAGCGCCCGGGACCTGGCCACCTTGGTGAATGTGGCGCACAGCGATCCCTTGCTGCGCGAGCTGTCCACGTCTCCGGGCTATGAGGTGGCCGTGGGCCCGAGAACGCTGCAGTACAACAATACCAACGGGCTGGTAAAGAACCCCACCTGGGATATCGGACTGCAAAAGACGGGCTATATCTCCGAGGCGGGCCGCTGCCTTGTGATGCAGACGCAGATCGCCGGGCGCAAGCTCATCATGGTGTTTCTGGATTCCGCGGGCAAGTTCAGCCGGCTGGGGGATGCGGAGCGCGTGCGCCACTGGGTGGAGTCGATGCCATCCCTGGCGACCCCGTTGCAGGCCCGGGCCGGAAGCAATGGCTAG
- a CDS encoding 2-isopropylmalate synthase gives MADKLIIFDTTLRDGEQSPGASMTKDEKLRIARQLERLKVDVIEAGFAASSNGDFEAVQAIANAIRESTICSLSRANDRDIARAAEALAGANSARIHTFIATSPLHMEKKLRMTPEQVLEQAKQSVRFARNLVADIEFSPEDGYRSDPDFLCRVLEAVIAEGATTINVPDTVGYAIPELYGNFIKTLRERIPNSDKAVWSVHCHNDLGMAVANSLAGVKIGGARQVECTINGLGERAGNCSLEEVVMAVKTRRDYFNLDLNIDTQHIVAASRMVSQTTGFVVQPNKAVVGANAFAHASGIHQDGVLKARDTYEIMRAEDVGWSANKIVLGKLSGRNAFKQRLQELGVSLESETEVNTAFTRFKELADRKSEIFDEDILALVSDESVTSEKEQYGFVSLFQQSETGEHPRARIVFTVDGHEVRGESEGNGPVDASLKAIESHVKSGAEMVLYSVNAISGSTESQGEVTVRLQNSGRVVNGVGADPDIVVASAKAYLSALNKLQSKADRVAAQG, from the coding sequence ATGGCTGACAAACTGATCATTTTCGACACCACCTTGCGCGATGGCGAGCAATCCCCCGGCGCCTCGATGACCAAGGACGAGAAGCTGCGCATCGCGCGCCAGCTCGAGCGCCTGAAGGTGGACGTGATCGAAGCCGGTTTCGCGGCCAGCTCCAACGGCGACTTCGAAGCCGTGCAGGCCATCGCCAATGCGATCAGGGAATCGACCATCTGCTCGCTGTCGCGCGCCAACGACCGCGACATCGCGCGCGCGGCGGAGGCCCTGGCGGGCGCCAACAGCGCGCGCATCCATACCTTCATCGCCACGAGCCCGCTGCACATGGAGAAGAAGCTGCGCATGACGCCCGAACAGGTGCTGGAGCAGGCCAAGCAGTCGGTGCGTTTCGCCCGCAACCTGGTGGCCGACATCGAGTTCAGCCCCGAGGATGGCTACCGCAGCGATCCCGATTTCCTGTGCCGCGTGCTGGAGGCAGTGATCGCGGAGGGCGCCACCACCATCAACGTGCCCGACACCGTGGGCTACGCCATCCCCGAGCTCTATGGCAACTTCATCAAGACGCTGCGCGAGCGCATCCCCAACAGCGACAAGGCCGTTTGGTCCGTGCACTGCCACAACGACCTGGGCATGGCGGTGGCCAACTCGCTCGCTGGCGTGAAGATCGGCGGTGCGCGCCAGGTGGAGTGCACGATCAACGGCCTGGGCGAGCGCGCGGGCAACTGCTCGCTCGAAGAGGTGGTGATGGCGGTCAAGACCCGCCGGGACTATTTCAACCTCGACCTCAACATCGACACGCAGCACATCGTGGCCGCCAGCCGCATGGTCAGCCAGACCACCGGTTTCGTGGTGCAGCCCAACAAGGCCGTGGTGGGCGCCAACGCGTTCGCACATGCCTCGGGCATCCACCAGGATGGCGTGCTCAAGGCGCGCGACACCTACGAGATCATGCGCGCCGAGGACGTGGGCTGGAGCGCCAACAAGATCGTGCTGGGCAAGCTGAGCGGCCGCAATGCCTTCAAGCAGCGCTTGCAGGAACTGGGCGTGAGCCTGGAGAGCGAAACCGAGGTCAATACGGCGTTCACCCGCTTCAAGGAGTTGGCGGACCGCAAGAGCGAAATCTTCGATGAGGACATCCTGGCGCTGGTCAGCGACGAGAGCGTGACCAGCGAGAAGGAGCAGTACGGCTTTGTCTCCCTTTTTCAGCAGAGCGAAACGGGTGAGCACCCCCGCGCGCGCATCGTCTTCACGGTCGACGGCCATGAAGTGCGCGGCGAATCCGAAGGCAACGGCCCCGTGGACGCCTCGCTCAAGGCCATTGAATCGCACGTCAAGAGCGGGGCGGAGATGGTGCTGTACTCGGTCAATGCCATCAGCGGCTCGACCGAGAGCCAGGGCGAGGTCACGGTGCGCCTGCAAAACAGCGGCCGCGTGGTCAATGGCGTGGGCGCGGATCCGGACATCGTGGTGGCTTCGGCCAAGGCATACCTCAGCGCGCTGAACAAGTTACAAAGTAAAGCTGACCGGGTGGCTGCACAAGGTTGA